In the Hemitrygon akajei chromosome 20, sHemAka1.3, whole genome shotgun sequence genome, one interval contains:
- the sh3bp5b gene encoding SH3 domain-binding protein 5b isoform X1, producing MDGLSKRNEKLEVPEEEEVDPRIQGELEKLNQSTEAINRQETELEEARQKFRTVLVEATIKLDEVGKKVGKAVDDSKPYWEARRVTRQAQLEAQKATQDFQRATEVLRAAKETIALAEQRLLEDEERQFDSAWQEMLNHATQRVMEAEQTKTRSELLHKETALRYNAAMSRMKQLEKKLKRAINKSKPYFELKAKYYLQMEQLKQNVDELQTKLSLAKGEYKAALKKLEMISDEIHERRRSNVIGPRGRGVGAEGNGNSVEFISSLKTDPEELFMTSEIFDDDNCSDPVSEDSESQSESSLSSCPTSPLDQPNPFPAVTRSPSLELLSPESDCATSSPTLGPRSECSGASSPECEAERGCRATVEKKDKLINQQAIDETALKIRVTQISVKCTSPKEKQISGIEVCHLAGSPTC from the exons GGGGAACTCGAGAAGCTGAACCAATCAACAGAGGCTATTAATCGTCAGGAAACGGAGCTAGAG GAGGCTCGTCAAAAGTTTCGGACTGTTTTGGTCGAAGCCACTATTAAGCTTGATGAAGTGGGGAAGAAGGTAGGAAAAGCAGTGGATGATTCTAAGCCTTACTGGGAGGCCCGACGAGTCACACGGCAG GCCCAGCTGGAGGCCCAGAAAGCTACCCAGGATTTTCAAAGAGCCACCGAAGTGTTGCGCGCAGCCAAGGAGACGATTGCTCTGGCTGAGCAGAGGCTACTGGAAGATGAAGAGCGGCAGTTTGATTCCGCATGGCAGGAGATGCTTAATCATGCAACACAGAGG GTTATGGAAGCAGAACAGACCAAGACGAGGAGTGAGCTGTTACATAAGGAAACAGCGCTGAGGTACAATGCAGCAATGAGCAGGATGAAGCAACTGGAGAAGAAACTGAAGCGAGCCATTAATAAATCCAA GCCTTATTTCGAACTGAAAGCCAAGTACTATCTGCAGATGGAG CAACTGAAGCAGAATGTGGATGAACTGCAGACCAAGCTGTCGTTGGCCAAGGGAGAGTATAAGGCAGCCCTGAAGAAGCTGGAGATGATCTCCGATGAGATTCATGAAAGGAGGCGCTCCAATGTGATTGGACCCAGAGGACGGGGGGTCGGTGCTGAGGGTAACGgaaactctgtggaattcatatcCAGCCTGAAGACTGATCCTGAGGAGTTATTCA TGACATCTGAGATATTTGATGACGACAATTGCAGTGACCCTGTCTCTGAAGATTCGGAGAGCCAGTCGGAGTCCAGTTTAAGCTCCTGCCCAACCAGCCCACTGGACCAGCCAAACCCATTCCCCGCTGTGACTCGTTCCCCCAGCCTGGAACTGTTGAGTCCGGAGTCTGACTGTGCGACAAGTTCTCCCACTCTGGGGCCTCGTAGTGAATGCAGTGGAGCTTCCTCCCCGGAGTGTGAAGCTGAAAGAG GGTGCAGGGCTACTGTTGAAAAGAAGGACAAACTGATTAACCAACAAGCCATTGATGAGACTGCTCTGAAGATTAGAGTAACGCAAATTTCAGTCAAATGCACAAGTCCAAAGGAGAAACAAATTTCAGGAATAGAAGTCTGTCATTTGGCTGGCTCCCCGACCTGTTAA
- the sh3bp5b gene encoding SH3 domain-binding protein 5b isoform X2 produces MMNQQFTAGELEKLNQSTEAINRQETELEEARQKFRTVLVEATIKLDEVGKKVGKAVDDSKPYWEARRVTRQAQLEAQKATQDFQRATEVLRAAKETIALAEQRLLEDEERQFDSAWQEMLNHATQRVMEAEQTKTRSELLHKETALRYNAAMSRMKQLEKKLKRAINKSKPYFELKAKYYLQMEQLKQNVDELQTKLSLAKGEYKAALKKLEMISDEIHERRRSNVIGPRGRGVGAEGNGNSVEFISSLKTDPEELFMTSEIFDDDNCSDPVSEDSESQSESSLSSCPTSPLDQPNPFPAVTRSPSLELLSPESDCATSSPTLGPRSECSGASSPECEAERGCRATVEKKDKLINQQAIDETALKIRVTQISVKCTSPKEKQISGIEVCHLAGSPTC; encoded by the exons ATGATGAATCAACAATTCACTGCG GGGGAACTCGAGAAGCTGAACCAATCAACAGAGGCTATTAATCGTCAGGAAACGGAGCTAGAG GAGGCTCGTCAAAAGTTTCGGACTGTTTTGGTCGAAGCCACTATTAAGCTTGATGAAGTGGGGAAGAAGGTAGGAAAAGCAGTGGATGATTCTAAGCCTTACTGGGAGGCCCGACGAGTCACACGGCAG GCCCAGCTGGAGGCCCAGAAAGCTACCCAGGATTTTCAAAGAGCCACCGAAGTGTTGCGCGCAGCCAAGGAGACGATTGCTCTGGCTGAGCAGAGGCTACTGGAAGATGAAGAGCGGCAGTTTGATTCCGCATGGCAGGAGATGCTTAATCATGCAACACAGAGG GTTATGGAAGCAGAACAGACCAAGACGAGGAGTGAGCTGTTACATAAGGAAACAGCGCTGAGGTACAATGCAGCAATGAGCAGGATGAAGCAACTGGAGAAGAAACTGAAGCGAGCCATTAATAAATCCAA GCCTTATTTCGAACTGAAAGCCAAGTACTATCTGCAGATGGAG CAACTGAAGCAGAATGTGGATGAACTGCAGACCAAGCTGTCGTTGGCCAAGGGAGAGTATAAGGCAGCCCTGAAGAAGCTGGAGATGATCTCCGATGAGATTCATGAAAGGAGGCGCTCCAATGTGATTGGACCCAGAGGACGGGGGGTCGGTGCTGAGGGTAACGgaaactctgtggaattcatatcCAGCCTGAAGACTGATCCTGAGGAGTTATTCA TGACATCTGAGATATTTGATGACGACAATTGCAGTGACCCTGTCTCTGAAGATTCGGAGAGCCAGTCGGAGTCCAGTTTAAGCTCCTGCCCAACCAGCCCACTGGACCAGCCAAACCCATTCCCCGCTGTGACTCGTTCCCCCAGCCTGGAACTGTTGAGTCCGGAGTCTGACTGTGCGACAAGTTCTCCCACTCTGGGGCCTCGTAGTGAATGCAGTGGAGCTTCCTCCCCGGAGTGTGAAGCTGAAAGAG GGTGCAGGGCTACTGTTGAAAAGAAGGACAAACTGATTAACCAACAAGCCATTGATGAGACTGCTCTGAAGATTAGAGTAACGCAAATTTCAGTCAAATGCACAAGTCCAAAGGAGAAACAAATTTCAGGAATAGAAGTCTGTCATTTGGCTGGCTCCCCGACCTGTTAA